The Terriglobia bacterium sequence GAGGTCGGCGAGTGCCAGGGTAACCGATCGAACCGCCGTGTACGGACCCGTATGCACAGTGGTGTGGCAGGAGCTGGCGGGTGACCGTCGCCCCAATGCCGATCAACGATCGGCCCTGAGCCGCGGCGCTGCGTTATTTCAATCCAAGCTTCTTGCCCGCGGCGAGCAGGCCGATGGCCTCCTGCAGCCGCCTCATCTTCGTTTCTTGTTGCTTGGCGGAATCGATCCAAGCGATGTACATGCGCCGATATGATGGCGCGAGGCCCTCGAAATAGTTCCACGCTGTTGGGTGCCTTCTAAGTGCTTCTTGAATGTACTGTGGGACCATCGACGGCGACGGCCTTGGCGCATCACCGCTTCGATCAGTTGGAGCTCGGTTCAACCCAGCCGGCATCAACCGTCCGCTTGCCTTAAGCTGCGCATACCGTTTGCGATTGGCGGTCGACCACCTGCTGTCAGGCTTCCGAGGCGTGAACTTGCGGGCATACCGCCCCTCATCGAGACGCTTGATCAGGCTGTCGATCCAGCCGAAGCACAGGGCCTCATCGACGGCATCATCGTAGGCGATGGATGGCTGCCCGGTCTCACGCTTGTGGAATACAAGCCACACCTCCGATTCCAAATCGTGATGCTCGGCGAGCCACTTCCGCCATTCTTCGCAGCTCCGCACATCAAGGGTCTTCAAGGTCTTGAAGAGCATCTTTGCCTTCGATTGCCTGTCCACCCAACGCCGCGGCTAAGCTGCGGGGCGGCTTGGCGCGGACCGTGCGCAAGCACGGGCGGTTACGGGACGCACGGGCAGCTTCAACCGCTTGTCGGGCAGTCCTTGCATTACTTACACCGAGCCCTCAGCCTTCGGTCCCGGCGAGAGATCCGAAGGAACGAGGCGCGCGAAGACTATCGGATGGCCGCAGACCACGGAGGTATTCGCAGAGGTCCTCGGGAAAGACTCGCTCGGACGTCGTTTCGAGCTCCGCGAGCGACCACCAGCGCGCGGCGATGATGCCCTCGCGGCGATGCGCCTCTTGCACGGTTTCGGCGAGTGCGACGTCATGCCGTGATATTCGCATGAGGAAATAGCGCTCGACTTGCCGGACCGACTGGCCGCGGAATGTGAACTCCACGGTCCGGCACCAAAGCGGCGTGAGTGTCCCACCAGTGAGAGAGAGTTCTTCAGCCGCCTCCCGAGCAGCGGCCTCCTCGAAGGTTTCCTCGCCTTCGAGCCCACCGCCGGGCGTCGCCCACCACTTGAGCCGATCATCTTCGTACTGGAAGAGAAGGACACTGTTCTCGGGATCAATGACGAGCAGTCTAGCGGCTCGCCGTTGCAACGGATCCATCGCCCCCTCCTCGGTTGCCTAACATATAGCCGCTAACCTGCGAAGTCGGCCGCGAAGTGGGCCGGCTTCATCAGGTTCATCGGCAGGTTAGCCGGCCGCCTCCACCAGTTCGACGGCTGTCATTTGCACAGTCCCATCGCTGAGCTGTTTCGGTTCACATCTATGGATTGCTCCCGCGGGAAACTGCCAGGTTTCGTCGGTGACGTCCGCGTCCACACCCACGATTCTGAAAACTCCAGGTCCGAGTGGCCGGGCCTGGACCGGACGCCAAACATCCACGCCTTCGTTCAGAAGCGCCCCGAAGATCGTTACCGGTTCCGCCAGGTCTCGCCAATTTCGGTTGAACCAGCTTTGGACGCGCGACGCTACAGCTAGAAAATCGTAGTGCTTGGGCGATAGTCCGAAATGATCCCTGACCTCATCACGAAGATAGTCCGCGATGTTAGATGTAGATGCGCCGGCTTGGAGCTTTGTCAGAACCGGACCGACGAGGCAGTCATATTCGTCGCGCGGCCACCCGGGATCGTCCATCACTCCGATTGGATCCCACTCACACATCAGCGCGCGAAGCTCAGCGGTACGTTGCCTCAATTCGCGCTTGCTCAAGCTGGTGGTCGACATGTCCAAGGTCTTGCTAACTTGTAAGTAGGCTGACCAGCCTGGCACGCGGGGGGAAAAGCGAGGAACACAGCCGTGGCTGCCGGTCTTTTGGCGAATATAGATCTTGGGGATGAGGTTTGCAACGCCTTTTGTGTGCTCGATTTATCCCTGATATGCCCTGATTGGCTCAGCGATCAAAGGCCTCGGTTCCGGGCAGTGTAGCAGTTGCGAGAGACATCTCCCAAAACCTCAAAGCGCATCCGCCGGACTCCGGACTGCCCGAGACCCCCTTTGATGCAGTTCGCGGGTCCTCTCCGGATGCGCGCGCAAGGCATCCCTGGCACTGCTTGAGTGCATGGTCACGCGATACTTGCAGCCCTTGCCGTCCAGCACCGTAATCTCATTGCGCGCGAAGTCCACACTTTTCGCTCGCATTAGATAGTGTTTTCAAGCACTTGCCAAGCCCTCTTTATATGGTTCCGGAGGTCGCAGAGAGATACTTCGCAAAACAGGAATCTGCGTGTTCGCGGGGCAGATAAATGCCGGTTGCCATCTGCGGCTATCCACGATCATTTGCGGTTCAGGAATCGTTCCCAGAGAGGACGGTCGATGTATAGGGTCAGGAGAATATCGGGCCGGAGGCCATAGGTCTCGGTTTGGGCATGATCGCCCAGGATGCTCTCCAGTTTTTGCACATTTTCTTGCGAGGCGATGACAACCGGCACATGGTCGAACCCGCCCGCATCTGCCGGACTGGTCCAATATCCGACGTGCCGCAAGTCCCTCAAGTACCAGGGGAGGGGCCATTGCTCATAAGGGCCGGCGACAACCTTGACAAGCATATCCTTCCCATCCCCGTGAACGGCAGTCAGGTCGTGCACTCGTTTGACCAGGCGCAGGAAGTCGGAGCTCGTCTGAACGTAGGCATAGGGATTGCGCGGATCGGCGGGATAGGAATAATTCGCGCGCCAGTTCTCGAGGCCCAAATGACAGGATCCGGCCAGCAGCAGGATGAGCAAGAGGCTGCGCGCGAGGGGTGACCTGAGACTTTTCAGCAGAGCCGCCGCACCGCTTCCGGCCAGCAGAATCAGACCGGCATAGAAAGCCAGCAGGTTCCATGGCGTCTTGTAACTGAAGATGGAGAAGGCTGCGGCCGTGAAAAGAGAATACAGAAAGAAGTAGCGTGGCCAGAAACACTCTTCGGCATACGATATTTGGGCCGGCTCGATCTGATCCGGATCGCCAGCCGTGCGCGTTCGCCCGAAGGCGATGACCGTCCCCACCAGAGCAAGAACCAGTATCAGACCCTCCGTCCAGACCAGCCCGCCTGATGAGGAGTACACCAGCATTTGGAAATAATAGAACCAGGGATGCACATGGAGTCCCGGTTCTGTCCCGCGGGCGAAATAGTCTTTGAATGCCCGTACGGACTCGACGGTACTGCCTGGAGTCCGGAAGAAAGAGGAGTAAAAGACAAACGCGATGGACACAGCCACGCCCAGTCCTGCCAGGATGTGGACGATTCTGATACGGCGCGGATCGGCGTATGGATTTGAGAGGCGCGGGATTCCTATTGTCGAAATCATGGCAACAACGAAGGCCGCGCCTGCCGCCGCGAACATGACGACTGACGTTTCCTTCGTGGCGTAGGCCAGCCCGGCGCATGCGCCCGCAGCCAGTGCCGAGCCGGCTGCCGGGTGGAAGGCGTATCTCCCGAGCGCGATCAGGAATCCCAGAGAGAAGAAAACGAAGAGAGACTCCTGGATGTAGAACCGGCTGTAATAAGTAAGGGCCGGGGAGAGAGCCGCGAAAAACGCACTCAGGACGACCGCTTCCCGTCCCAGCTTCCTGGTCAGGAGACCGAAAAGCAAGAGCAGGCCGACGCCGAAAGCCGCGGGCACGGCTCTCAGCGTCCATTCATCCAATGCGCTCAGGGTCTTCTGGCCGCGGACCCAGGCAGCCGGCAGCGTCAGGTAGTATAGCGTCGGTCCGTGGTGGTCGTTCCTGTCGTATCGATACTCGCCGGTTTCCAGCAGTGTACCGAACTTGACTGCCTGGTTGGCCTCGTCATGGTGCATGGGCCGGCTGTCCAGGCGCCAGAGACGGAAGGCGAGCCCGACGAACAGGGCGGCCAGAAAAAATCTTAAGAAAGCGGCCTTGCTCATTTGATCGGCGTGCCGTAGATCTCCACTTCGACGTAGTGGTTCAGGTCGTTCGAGGTGTTCCCGTCAGAGTAGAGCCGGACGTAACGCCCCCTGATCCCTCTGGGATCGATGAGGCGCCCCTCGCTCACTTCGATGTATTCCTTGTCTTTGCCGATGCCGAGGCCGGAAGAGTTGTCGTGGTCGTTGTTGAAGGCTATGACCACCCCTTTGAGGAAGTCCTTGTCGTCCGAAACCTGGGCAATGACATCGCGGTAGACGCGGGCCTGGCTGTGATAGTGCCAAACCAGGATGGCGTTGAGTGCATAGGAAGCGCCAAGGTCAATCTGGATCCATTGCTTGCCGGGGCCGAGCTCTACGAAATAGCCGTCCCCCCCGGACTTCTCGCCATCTGTGACGAAGTTCAGCTCGCCGATGACCGGCTGCATGTCGCTCGATGTGACCGGCCGGTTCAGCGACAGGAGCCTGGTCCCCTTCGGTACGAAGAAAGGGCCACGAGGCTTGCCCGTGATGGGTTCGAGGTTCGGGCTCTTGATGTTGCTCGGCGTTCCGATGAACATCGGCTTGGGCAGTTGGAGCTTAAGCTCTTCCTTGGTAGGGTCTTGCTGGGAAAGTACCCAGGTCCCGGTAGCGGCGCCCAGCATCAAAACGAGGGGGATAACGAATTTTCCTGAACTGGTCTTCTTCATAACGCTCTTATCAAACCATGAAACCTACGAAATACGGGAAGGTTTTTTTGAGTGTTTCGTGCATTTCCCGGCCTGCTATTTTTTCATGTCCTTATCGAAGCGGACATCGGACGGGGAGAAGTTGATGTTACGGACGAACTCGAGGGATTCCTGCGCGCCAGACTCTCGGTCCATACCGTTGTCCTCCCATTCGACCGATAACGGCCCGGAGTAACCGGCCACGTTCAGCTCGCGGATGATCTCCTCGAAGTTCACGTCGCCGTGGCCAAGCGAGCGGAAATTCCAGCCGCGACGCAGGTCGCCGAAGGGGAGGTGTGAGCCCAGGATCCCGGATCTGCCGTCCAGGGTCACCCCCGCGTCTTTCATGTGGACATGGTAGATCCTCTTCGAGAACTCGCGGACAAACAGATGCGGCTCGAGCCCTTGCCAGATGAGATGGCTGGGATCGAAGTTGAAGCCGAGCGCCTGGCGGTCCTTGAACTTGGCCAGGAGCCGCTGCGCAGTGTAGAAGTCGAAGGCGATCTCCGTTGGATGAACCTCCAGGCCGAATCGGATGCCGCACCTGTCGAACTCGTCCAGGATGGGTGTCCAGAGTTTGACGATCCTGTCGAAACCGGCTTCGACCATTTCCTCCGTCGTGGACGGAAACGAGTACCACGCCTTCCAGATCGGCGAGCCCATGAATCCGTTGACAACATCACATCCCATGGATTTGGCGGCCCGCGCCGTGGCCTTCATTTCCTCGATCGCCCATTGACGCAGCTCCTCGGGCTTGCCCCTGACCCCGGCCGGGGCGAATCCGTCCAGGCGTTCATCGTATAAGTCCCCCACGCACTGGCCGGCAAGGTGGGCGCCGAGGGCCCAGCAGCCCAGCTTGTATTTCTGGAGCGTCTGCCGTTTCCTTTTCGCGTAGGCGGGGTCGTTTGCCGCTTTGCGAACATCCATGTGATCGCCCCAGCAGGCGATTTCGAGCCCGTCATAGCCCCAGGCGGATGCCTTTCTGCAGATCTCCTCGAATGGGAGGTCCGCCCATTGGCCGGTAAACAGGGTGACCGGTCTGCTCATCTCACTCTCCTCATGGGTGGAATGAAGAACCGCCGATTTTCCGGCGGGTGCACCCCAAACCTTACCATCGTGACGCCCACTTTCTTCAGCTCACCACAAAAGCACAACATTTTTTCTTCGTCGAAATTAAAACTTTACCCATACAGCTCCTTTTTGGGAGCTGTTGACGCACTTCTCGATGAATTTCACGCCCCGGATACCATCGTCGATGCCCGGGAAGTCGAGGTCGTCTTTAGTCAGGCTTTCCCCGGCCTTTTTCTTCTGGAGGGCCGTGAGGTACGTCGAGTAGATGTTGGCAAAGCACTCGAAGTAGCCTTCGGGATGTCCGGAGGGGAGGCGCGACCATTTCTGTGCTGCAGGGCACATCTTGTCCCGGCCGCGCGACAAACGGGCCGTGGGCTGGTCGACGTAGGCAACCCTGCAATAGTTGGGATTTTCCTGGGCCCATTCGAGCGAGGCCCTGGTTCCGTAGATCCGGACGCGAAATCCGTTGTCGTGGCCTACAGCGATCTGCGAGCTCCAATACAGGCCCTTCGCGCCGCCTGTGTACTCGATGAGGATCGAGGCATTGTCATCGAGGACGCGAGCCTCACCCACGTGATCGAGGCGAGCCAGAAGCGAACGGATCTCGAGACCCGTGAGGTGCGACACCATGTTCTCGATGTGGCTCCCGATGTCGCCGACGCAGTTGGAGATGCCGGCCCGCCTTGGGTCGGTCCGCCAGGCGGCCTGCTTCTGGCCGGTTTTTTCCAGGGGAGTAGCCAGCCAGTCCTGGGGATACTCAGCCGCAACGAACCGAATCGTTCCCAACTCACCCCTGGCGATCATCTCGCGCATGTGCCGCACGATCGGATACCCGGTGTAGGCGTAGGTGACACCGAATAGCAACCCTTTTTTTCTGGCCAGGACTCCGAGCGCCCGGGCATCGCGGCTCGAGGTGGCCAGCGGTTTCTCGCAAACGACGTGAATGCCGTTTTCGAGTGCGAGCCTGGCGATGGGGTAATGAGTATCATTGGGGGTGACGATGACGAGAAAATCGATCTTGTCGGGTCGTCTGGCCTCGGCTCTCATCATCTTCCGATAATCCTCATAGAGCCGGTCAGCCGGGAGGCCCCAGGATTCGCCTGTTTTGCGCGTGTTTTCAAAGTCGGTGGAAAAACATCCCGCAACCAGTTCGGCCAGTCCGTCCATGGCGATGGCTTTGCGGTGAACGCCGCCGATGAAGGCGCCCTTGCCCCCGCCGACCATTCCGTATTTGAGGCGAAAAGCCTTCGCCGCTGATTCCTGTCCTTCAATCATGCTCGACCTCCTTGCCGGCCGATTCGTATCTACAAGAGTCAGGATTTCAGGCGAGTTTTTGACTGTTGCAGATACAACTCCATGAAACAGGTCATTTGTTTGTGAGCCTGGG is a genomic window containing:
- a CDS encoding discoidin domain-containing protein translates to MFIGTPSNIKSPNLEPITGKPRGPFFVPKGTRLLSLNRPVTSSDMQPVIGELNFVTDGEKSGGDGYFVELGPGKQWIQIDLGASYALNAILVWHYHSQARVYRDVIAQVSDDKDFLKGVVIAFNNDHDNSSGLGIGKDKEYIEVSEGRLIDPRGIRGRYVRLYSDGNTSNDLNHYVEVEIYGTPIK
- a CDS encoding sugar phosphate isomerase/epimerase gives rise to the protein MSRPVTLFTGQWADLPFEEICRKASAWGYDGLEIACWGDHMDVRKAANDPAYAKRKRQTLQKYKLGCWALGAHLAGQCVGDLYDERLDGFAPAGVRGKPEELRQWAIEEMKATARAAKSMGCDVVNGFMGSPIWKAWYSFPSTTEEMVEAGFDRIVKLWTPILDEFDRCGIRFGLEVHPTEIAFDFYTAQRLLAKFKDRQALGFNFDPSHLIWQGLEPHLFVREFSKRIYHVHMKDAGVTLDGRSGILGSHLPFGDLRRGWNFRSLGHGDVNFEEIIRELNVAGYSGPLSVEWEDNGMDRESGAQESLEFVRNINFSPSDVRFDKDMKK
- a CDS encoding NUDIX domain-containing protein, whose translation is MDPLQRRAARLLVIDPENSVLLFQYEDDRLKWWATPGGGLEGEETFEEAAAREAAEELSLTGGTLTPLWCRTVEFTFRGQSVRQVERYFLMRISRHDVALAETVQEAHRREGIIAARWWSLAELETTSERVFPEDLCEYLRGLRPSDSLRAPRSFGSLAGTEG
- a CDS encoding Gfo/Idh/MocA family oxidoreductase, producing MIEGQESAAKAFRLKYGMVGGGKGAFIGGVHRKAIAMDGLAELVAGCFSTDFENTRKTGESWGLPADRLYEDYRKMMRAEARRPDKIDFLVIVTPNDTHYPIARLALENGIHVVCEKPLATSSRDARALGVLARKKGLLFGVTYAYTGYPIVRHMREMIARGELGTIRFVAAEYPQDWLATPLEKTGQKQAAWRTDPRRAGISNCVGDIGSHIENMVSHLTGLEIRSLLARLDHVGEARVLDDNASILIEYTGGAKGLYWSSQIAVGHDNGFRVRIYGTRASLEWAQENPNYCRVAYVDQPTARLSRGRDKMCPAAQKWSRLPSGHPEGYFECFANIYSTYLTALQKKKAGESLTKDDLDFPGIDDGIRGVKFIEKCVNSSQKGAVWVKF
- a CDS encoding YdeI/OmpD-associated family protein; the encoded protein is MLFKTLKTLDVRSCEEWRKWLAEHHDLESEVWLVFHKRETGQPSIAYDDAVDEALCFGWIDSLIKRLDEGRYARKFTPRKPDSRWSTANRKRYAQLKASGRLMPAGLNRAPTDRSGDAPRPSPSMVPQYIQEALRRHPTAWNYFEGLAPSYRRMYIAWIDSAKQQETKMRRLQEAIGLLAAGKKLGLK
- a CDS encoding TIGR03663 family protein, translated to MSKAAFLRFFLAALFVGLAFRLWRLDSRPMHHDEANQAVKFGTLLETGEYRYDRNDHHGPTLYYLTLPAAWVRGQKTLSALDEWTLRAVPAAFGVGLLLLFGLLTRKLGREAVVLSAFFAALSPALTYYSRFYIQESLFVFFSLGFLIALGRYAFHPAAGSALAAGACAGLAYATKETSVVMFAAAGAAFVVAMISTIGIPRLSNPYADPRRIRIVHILAGLGVAVSIAFVFYSSFFRTPGSTVESVRAFKDYFARGTEPGLHVHPWFYYFQMLVYSSSGGLVWTEGLILVLALVGTVIAFGRTRTAGDPDQIEPAQISYAEECFWPRYFFLYSLFTAAAFSIFSYKTPWNLLAFYAGLILLAGSGAAALLKSLRSPLARSLLLILLLAGSCHLGLENWRANYSYPADPRNPYAYVQTSSDFLRLVKRVHDLTAVHGDGKDMLVKVVAGPYEQWPLPWYLRDLRHVGYWTSPADAGGFDHVPVVIASQENVQKLESILGDHAQTETYGLRPDILLTLYIDRPLWERFLNRK